Proteins found in one Aneurinibacillus uraniidurans genomic segment:
- a CDS encoding sigma-54-dependent transcriptional regulator, with translation MSQLLIVDDEQEVRNFFAYLLRNKPIHLTVASNAAEANRLIQAGTYDAALLDLKLPDGTGLDILRLLKKTHPACRVVLMTGYSTVKSALEAIRLGADDYIEKPFSDIDELERLIDSLLVPQPLGGHDDRLRIAKESGLVIGTSHAMSELVSLAWKIARKNVTVLIEGETGCGKEVLARFLHLASMRRDEPFIEVNCGALTETLLESELFGHEKGSFTGALSLKRGLFEVASRGTLFLDEIGDATPAIQVKLLRVLETKSFLRVGGEHTLRTDARIIAASHVNLPHAVATGTFREDLLYRLDVVKLSIPPLRERRADIPLLARHLLDQNDGKNFSFSADALTLMQAYDWPGNIRELANVVKRALALADGDTFVLTSEYLPQALLPVAEAAATRSDRSLSLPTVSSPVPQLERELDTWKQMILTAWNQDGTVSLPEVLTHVKELERIVGEAFVKKALRETLGNRKKASEQLNISVRTLRYLLHEK, from the coding sequence ATGAGTCAATTACTGATTGTTGATGATGAGCAGGAAGTCCGGAATTTTTTTGCTTATCTGCTCCGGAATAAACCGATTCATTTGACTGTTGCGAGCAACGCTGCCGAAGCGAATCGCTTGATTCAGGCTGGCACATACGATGCAGCCCTACTCGATCTGAAGCTGCCGGATGGAACCGGATTGGATATTTTACGTTTACTTAAAAAGACTCATCCCGCCTGCCGCGTTGTACTGATGACCGGTTACAGTACCGTTAAATCGGCACTGGAAGCGATTCGCCTGGGAGCAGATGATTACATCGAAAAACCATTTTCTGATATAGACGAGCTAGAACGACTGATCGACAGCCTACTTGTTCCACAACCGCTCGGCGGCCATGATGATCGACTGCGGATTGCGAAGGAATCTGGGCTTGTCATCGGCACGAGCCATGCGATGAGTGAACTTGTCTCACTCGCCTGGAAAATCGCGCGCAAAAATGTGACCGTGCTGATTGAAGGGGAAACCGGATGCGGCAAAGAGGTGCTCGCCCGCTTTCTCCATCTAGCCAGCATGAGACGAGATGAGCCGTTTATCGAGGTCAACTGTGGTGCTCTAACTGAAACACTACTTGAGTCAGAATTATTTGGCCACGAAAAAGGCTCCTTTACCGGTGCCTTATCGCTCAAGCGCGGACTGTTCGAAGTCGCCAGTCGGGGCACGCTGTTTCTTGATGAGATTGGCGATGCTACCCCAGCTATCCAGGTCAAGCTGTTGCGGGTACTCGAGACGAAATCGTTTCTGCGAGTCGGTGGCGAACATACGCTGCGCACCGATGCCCGGATTATCGCTGCCTCTCATGTAAATCTGCCGCATGCAGTCGCAACCGGTACATTCCGGGAAGACCTGCTGTATCGGCTTGATGTCGTCAAGCTATCCATTCCACCACTGCGCGAGAGACGAGCGGATATCCCGCTACTTGCACGCCATCTGCTCGACCAGAATGACGGTAAAAATTTCTCATTCTCTGCCGATGCCCTAACACTTATGCAGGCATATGACTGGCCTGGCAACATCCGAGAGCTGGCGAATGTTGTAAAACGTGCACTTGCGCTGGCGGACGGCGATACGTTTGTGCTAACATCCGAGTACTTACCACAGGCACTGCTTCCCGTAGCTGAAGCAGCCGCTACACGCTCAGATCGTTCTCTTTCTCTACCGACTGTCAGCTCTCCTGTACCCCAGCTCGAACGAGAGCTTGATACATGGAAGCAGATGATTCTCACTGCCTGGAATCAAGACGGTACAGTCAGCCTGCCGGAAGTGCTTACGCACGTGAAAGAGCTAGAGCGCATCGTTGGGGAAGCCTTCGTGAAAAAAGCACTCCGCGAAACGCTCGGCAATCGCAAAAAAGCGTCCGAACAGCTGAATATCAGCGTTCGAACGCTTCGATACTTACTACATGAAAAATGA
- a CDS encoding DUF6884 domain-containing protein encodes MKRLCIIPCGAKKIWDKHPEIGAVEAKNAYISPFGKACQAYATRFFTDWVFLSAKYGFLGPTDRIPQNYDLAFDHKSPDIITLESLQQQVEKQALHHFDDIIVLGGKKHRRVVEQLFEKEKLQYPLEGCQGIGYMLQRLQHAVQEGQEIGF; translated from the coding sequence ATGAAACGCTTATGCATTATTCCATGCGGAGCTAAAAAAATTTGGGACAAGCACCCGGAAATCGGAGCGGTAGAAGCGAAGAATGCTTACATAAGTCCGTTCGGGAAAGCATGTCAAGCATATGCAACCCGTTTTTTTACGGACTGGGTATTCCTGTCTGCCAAATACGGCTTTCTCGGGCCGACTGATCGTATACCGCAAAACTATGATCTCGCGTTCGATCATAAAAGCCCAGATATTATCACGCTTGAATCCTTGCAGCAGCAGGTCGAGAAACAGGCGCTTCATCATTTTGATGACATTATTGTGCTCGGTGGAAAAAAGCATCGCCGTGTTGTCGAGCAGTTGTTTGAGAAGGAGAAGTTACAATATCCCCTTGAAGGATGCCAAGGCATCGGGTACATGCTACAGCGACTTCAGCATGCTGTGCAAGAGGGGCAGGAGATCGGTTTTTGA
- a CDS encoding TetR/AcrR family transcriptional regulator, whose product MIEIPATPTFQHLLATTTTLIQELGCKKTTLQEIMKRSGLSKGAIYHYVKSKDELFGLLLVTKMQGIGQAFDEAVSRAKLGELDGPLGAITAGLLSQFVDRDHVVNNIFLYLLSQQDNPDVALLLRQIYDRSLATGAEWIRIGQKYEAIPVEIDAEAVSRQLLAWTYGQLVQRMIAPDTPVPNQADIQRLFGQILRAAM is encoded by the coding sequence ATGATTGAAATACCAGCTACCCCCACATTTCAGCACTTACTTGCGACAACTACGACCCTAATTCAAGAATTAGGATGCAAAAAAACAACCCTGCAAGAAATCATGAAGCGCTCCGGTCTTTCCAAAGGAGCTATCTATCATTATGTAAAAAGTAAAGATGAACTGTTCGGTCTACTGCTCGTAACGAAAATGCAAGGCATTGGGCAAGCATTTGACGAGGCGGTATCCCGTGCGAAACTGGGAGAATTAGATGGGCCGCTCGGTGCTATTACCGCTGGGCTGCTGTCGCAGTTTGTTGATCGTGACCATGTCGTAAATAACATTTTTTTATACTTACTCAGCCAGCAAGATAACCCAGATGTTGCTCTGCTGTTGCGCCAGATTTATGACCGATCACTGGCCACCGGGGCGGAATGGATCCGAATTGGTCAAAAGTATGAAGCAATTCCTGTGGAGATCGATGCGGAAGCCGTCTCCCGCCAGCTGCTCGCGTGGACATATGGGCAGCTCGTACAGCGCATGATCGCACCAGACACTCCGGTACCGAACCAGGCAGATATACAGCGGTTGTTTGGACAGATTTTACGGGCAGCTATGTGA
- a CDS encoding iron-containing alcohol dehydrogenase — translation MNISKFVAPEIIFGIGGLEQAGESCRRLGARKALIVSDAGVLEAGWVEHIITFCRNSGLEYELFYSITSNPKDYEVTAGALHYRQTDCDAVIGVGGGSAIDAAKAIAILATNEGVIHDYEGIDNIHTPLPPMVMIATTAGSGSEVSQFSVIVDSTRQVKMTIISKSLVPDIAIIDPRTLATKDTELTAETGMDVLTHGIEAFVSVAATPLTDVQAKNAISLVSKHLRASTASRTNEEAKTAMAMASLQAGLAFSNAILGAVHAMSHAIGGCLDLPHGKLNAILLPYVMEYNYLAAPEKFMHIAELMGQNVSGMTVAEAGKRAIHHVRMLATDIDIPARLSDIGLDDARIPELSRAAREDACLITNPRDMSVRDLEALFYRAL, via the coding sequence ATGAACATCTCAAAATTCGTCGCGCCAGAGATTATTTTCGGCATCGGAGGACTTGAACAAGCAGGCGAAAGCTGCCGGAGACTAGGAGCCCGCAAAGCGCTTATTGTGAGTGATGCAGGTGTGCTGGAAGCGGGCTGGGTCGAGCATATCATTACTTTTTGTCGAAACAGCGGACTTGAGTACGAACTGTTCTATTCCATCACATCGAATCCAAAAGATTATGAAGTCACGGCAGGTGCTCTCCACTACAGGCAAACCGATTGTGATGCTGTCATTGGTGTAGGAGGCGGCAGCGCGATTGATGCCGCCAAAGCGATCGCGATTCTTGCAACGAATGAAGGCGTTATTCATGATTATGAAGGCATCGATAACATTCACACACCGCTTCCTCCTATGGTCATGATTGCAACAACCGCCGGTTCTGGCTCGGAAGTTTCCCAGTTCTCCGTAATTGTGGACTCAACCCGTCAGGTCAAAATGACAATCATCTCAAAATCACTTGTTCCGGATATCGCTATCATCGATCCGCGCACACTCGCAACTAAAGATACAGAACTGACAGCTGAGACCGGCATGGATGTACTCACGCACGGTATTGAAGCATTCGTCAGTGTCGCGGCTACCCCCCTGACTGACGTGCAAGCTAAAAATGCGATCTCACTCGTCTCCAAACATCTGCGTGCTTCTACAGCATCCCGAACGAATGAAGAAGCCAAAACAGCGATGGCAATGGCAAGTCTGCAAGCAGGTCTGGCGTTCTCGAACGCGATTCTCGGTGCGGTACACGCCATGTCCCATGCAATTGGTGGCTGCCTCGACCTGCCACATGGCAAGCTAAATGCGATTTTACTCCCGTATGTAATGGAATACAATTATCTCGCTGCCCCCGAGAAATTCATGCATATCGCTGAACTGATGGGTCAGAATGTAAGCGGCATGACAGTAGCGGAAGCGGGCAAGCGAGCAATTCATCATGTTCGAATGCTGGCCACCGATATCGATATTCCGGCACGTCTCTCAGATATCGGTCTCGATGATGCACGCATTCCAGAGTTAAGTCGGGCCGCCCGAGAAGATGCCTGTCTCATTACAAACCCACGCGATATGTCAGTTCGAGATTTAGAAGCGCTATTTTATCGGGCACTCTAG
- a CDS encoding phytoene desaturase family protein: MKTMGLIARDFIPLLLALFVQPQEMGLLLAALTALGLLMMQIRTKKVKTLSAVNALFFALAAVGSWVMPDITILEYSQLAVYTILACTTLISLVIGELFTMQYAKETTPEAIWKHPLFYRINWILTGMWAGVFSLGALFAALTTFGILDHTIGILLANVWCVPGFIANVKLPSYMQRRYAESMRGTKHPELDWEPVVSSEASVQAGQYDVIIVGSGIGGLTAGAELAAAGARVLVLEQHMLAGGACTTYTRRGGFRLEAGVESVSGLDEGGPLRHLLARHGLLDRIEWLKNTYEFHDGGECTIIPETFDAWRDRLAERFPEEKEKIQALFAELAVCFAQMRTVFAPDRISPRIPHTIEEMNRFAEQNPNYLRWQGRTWKELLSTYTSNRAIHRELSFLAGYIGDAGEETKADAMIPLMGYFIYGGFRPRGGSQVLADAFVARIRECGGDVLVSTDVQKIIIENNQVQGVQTKKQTYDAPIVISNADPRLTYETLVGLEKLPSAYQDEVQKLIPSMSLFVWSAALSRPFSTKNLIHYKLPEPITLPGTNQTITGIGIHSPSACDASLAPEGCGTLTVNIITDASASRYKAMTLEEYNAVKQEVDRLCRAAICEIDPAIADAIVWTEVATPKTMARYLRTYEGSVYSSRRSDGNAPDFPHHKAPVQGLYLAGAGVGYGPGIEAVVISGGAVAEELAPYFANRSHIHTA, encoded by the coding sequence ATGAAAACAATGGGATTAATTGCGAGGGATTTTATTCCGCTTTTGCTAGCGCTGTTTGTACAGCCGCAAGAGATGGGATTATTGCTTGCGGCATTGACAGCGCTTGGTCTGTTGATGATGCAGATACGTACGAAAAAAGTGAAAACACTGTCTGCTGTTAATGCACTATTTTTTGCGCTGGCGGCAGTAGGTTCTTGGGTTATGCCTGATATTACGATACTTGAATACAGTCAGCTGGCTGTGTATACCATTCTTGCCTGCACAACGCTTATTTCTCTTGTAATCGGTGAGCTGTTTACGATGCAGTATGCGAAAGAGACAACACCGGAAGCGATATGGAAGCATCCACTGTTTTATCGGATTAACTGGATATTGACTGGCATGTGGGCGGGTGTATTTTCGCTAGGTGCCCTGTTTGCTGCCCTCACAACGTTTGGGATACTGGATCATACAATCGGGATTTTGCTGGCGAATGTTTGGTGTGTGCCTGGTTTTATTGCCAATGTGAAGCTGCCATCGTATATGCAGCGTCGTTATGCAGAAAGTATGCGCGGTACGAAACACCCTGAATTGGACTGGGAACCTGTCGTATCGTCTGAAGCTTCCGTACAGGCAGGACAGTATGATGTCATCATTGTCGGTTCGGGTATCGGCGGACTGACAGCAGGAGCCGAACTTGCGGCGGCAGGAGCGCGTGTGCTTGTGCTTGAGCAGCACATGCTGGCCGGTGGAGCCTGCACGACGTATACACGCAGAGGTGGATTCCGGCTGGAAGCGGGAGTTGAATCGGTGAGTGGACTAGACGAAGGGGGGCCGCTGCGGCATTTATTGGCCAGGCATGGACTACTCGATCGGATCGAATGGCTGAAAAATACGTATGAATTCCATGATGGGGGAGAGTGTACGATTATTCCAGAAACGTTTGACGCATGGCGTGATCGACTTGCTGAGCGATTCCCGGAGGAAAAAGAAAAGATACAGGCGCTGTTTGCTGAGCTTGCCGTTTGTTTTGCACAGATGCGCACGGTATTTGCCCCGGATCGTATTTCGCCTCGTATTCCGCATACGATTGAAGAAATGAACCGCTTTGCCGAACAAAATCCGAATTACTTGCGGTGGCAGGGTCGAACATGGAAAGAGCTGCTTAGTACGTATACGTCCAATCGGGCGATTCATCGGGAACTGTCGTTTTTAGCTGGGTATATCGGAGATGCGGGCGAAGAGACGAAAGCAGATGCAATGATTCCACTCATGGGCTATTTCATATACGGCGGATTCCGTCCACGCGGAGGTTCACAAGTATTGGCCGATGCGTTCGTGGCACGCATTCGTGAATGCGGTGGGGATGTACTTGTTTCAACGGATGTACAGAAGATTATCATTGAGAATAACCAGGTACAGGGTGTACAGACGAAAAAGCAAACGTATGATGCGCCAATCGTCATTTCGAACGCGGATCCACGCCTGACGTATGAAACACTTGTTGGATTGGAAAAGCTGCCTTCTGCGTATCAGGATGAAGTGCAGAAATTAATCCCGTCGATGTCGCTCTTTGTCTGGAGTGCAGCGTTAAGCAGGCCATTTAGCACGAAGAACCTCATTCATTACAAGCTCCCTGAACCGATTACGTTACCGGGAACGAATCAGACAATTACGGGGATAGGCATACACTCACCATCTGCATGTGACGCTTCGCTGGCGCCAGAAGGATGCGGGACATTAACGGTTAACATCATCACAGATGCGTCCGCTAGCCGCTATAAGGCAATGACTTTAGAGGAGTACAATGCGGTGAAGCAGGAGGTTGACCGCTTATGTCGGGCAGCGATATGCGAGATCGATCCGGCTATAGCGGATGCAATTGTATGGACAGAAGTGGCGACACCGAAAACGATGGCACGTTACTTGCGGACATATGAAGGATCAGTTTACAGCAGCCGTCGTTCCGATGGAAATGCGCCAGACTTCCCACATCATAAAGCCCCGGTGCAAGGACTGTATCTTGCAGGTGCTGGTGTTGGATACGGACCGGGCATTGAGGCGGTTGTTATTAGCGGCGGGGCTGTAGCGGAAGAGCTTGCACCGTATTTTGCGAATCGCTCGCATATCCACACGGCATAG
- a CDS encoding iron-containing alcohol dehydrogenase: MAEQVFGFYMPAVNLMGIGAAREIGGRMKSYGKKKALIVTDAGLHQFGVADQIAAYVEEAGLSAAIFPGAEPNPTDHNVEAGLAVYEQEQCDCIISLGGGSSHDCAKGIGLVAANGGRIHDYEGVDRSDKPMVTLLAINTTSGTASEMTRFCIITDSSRHVKMAIVDKHVTPTVSINDPLLTVKKPAGLTAATGMDALTHAVEAYVSTGATPITDACALQAIRLISRNLRQAVANGEDLVARENMSYAQFLAGMAFNNASLGYVHAIAHQFGGIYNLPHGVCNAILLPHVERFNLIAKADRFADIAEALGENIEGLPLREAAEKALDAIVALSADVGIPSGFRELGAKEEDIELLAVNAMNDACALTNPRKASLEEIKDIIRAAY; this comes from the coding sequence ATGGCGGAGCAAGTATTCGGGTTTTACATGCCGGCAGTGAATCTGATGGGGATTGGAGCAGCAAGAGAAATTGGGGGGCGCATGAAGTCATACGGCAAGAAGAAAGCGTTGATCGTAACAGATGCTGGTCTGCACCAGTTTGGTGTGGCGGATCAGATCGCAGCATATGTCGAGGAAGCAGGTCTGTCAGCCGCAATCTTCCCGGGTGCGGAGCCGAATCCAACCGATCATAATGTAGAAGCGGGACTTGCTGTATACGAGCAGGAACAGTGTGACTGTATCATCTCACTTGGCGGAGGCAGCTCGCATGACTGTGCCAAAGGAATTGGACTAGTAGCAGCGAATGGGGGACGTATTCATGATTATGAAGGTGTCGATCGCTCGGACAAACCGATGGTGACATTGCTTGCGATTAATACAACATCCGGTACGGCGAGTGAGATGACACGCTTCTGTATCATTACGGATTCCTCCCGTCATGTGAAGATGGCCATTGTTGATAAGCATGTAACCCCGACTGTGTCGATTAACGATCCGCTTCTGACCGTAAAGAAACCGGCTGGCCTGACTGCAGCAACTGGCATGGACGCGCTGACACATGCTGTTGAAGCGTATGTCTCCACAGGAGCAACTCCGATTACGGATGCCTGTGCGCTGCAGGCTATTCGCCTGATTAGTCGCAACTTGCGTCAAGCAGTGGCGAATGGGGAGGACCTGGTGGCACGGGAGAATATGTCCTACGCCCAATTCCTTGCTGGCATGGCGTTCAACAACGCGTCACTCGGCTATGTGCATGCGATCGCCCATCAATTTGGCGGTATTTACAATCTGCCGCACGGTGTATGTAACGCGATTCTGCTCCCGCACGTTGAGCGCTTCAACCTGATCGCGAAAGCGGATCGCTTTGCCGATATTGCAGAAGCACTCGGTGAAAACATTGAAGGACTGCCGCTTCGTGAAGCAGCGGAAAAAGCGCTCGACGCCATCGTCGCCCTCTCCGCAGATGTCGGCATCCCATCTGGATTCCGTGAACTCGGTGCGAAGGAAGAAGATATCGAGCTTCTCGCTGTAAATGCAATGAACGATGCATGCGCGCTGACCAACCCGCGTAAGGCATCGCTCGAAGAAATCAAAGATATCATTCGTGCTGCGTACTAG
- a CDS encoding bifunctional diguanylate cyclase/phosphodiesterase — protein MIEKLERKQRKSELISFLAILIFIIVRVFHEQIYRVYDKVEYLGIHTLLEFFSIVVGFSISLQGWVSFPYASSKRRLLFGGSFFAVATIDLFHTLSYQGMPFLVTESSMQKASWFWIIARITEAMSFLCILMIKDGKENTYWRKWIYLFSFVYTSLIIFVVIKYVNWLPVLVNEKAGTTPLKTYLEYFVVFLHLTTLVVILLEYKKMRNAAILSMASAIIFLVVSEWNFAFYKSVYDFDNLFGHIYKFLGYYFLLEAIYVTSVKEPYLRQVETEKMVNHLAYHDPLTDLPNRLLFNERLRIALMEYEQQNKNFAVAFFDLDRFKHVNDSLGHGIGDLLLQAVAERLRECIQEPDIASRLGGDEFTILLVDVESKEDLEKKARAIVARLAEPYQLNGHEIYITISMGISLYPEHGRTYHSLIMNADTALYYTKQTGRNGYAFYNNEMNEKSREKLSLGNDLHKALLHNHFLLYYQPQVDVQSGQIIGAEALIRWKHPEKGFISPADFIPLAEENGLILQMGEWVLRTACQQNKAWQEAGYEPIRMSVNLSIHQFQQKDFIESILRILEETGLKANFLELEVTESIAMYDIEHVIEKLDVLDKAGIHVSVDDFGTGYSSLNYLRRLPVHTLKIDQSFVRDINIDWDDTAIVSSIITLAHTLRMNVVAEGVETKEQLDFLKEHECDRIQGYLVSPPVPAAQFEQLLKKNVQGVTV, from the coding sequence ATGATAGAGAAACTAGAAAGGAAGCAGCGAAAATCAGAACTTATTTCGTTCCTTGCGATTCTTATTTTTATCATTGTTCGGGTTTTTCATGAACAAATTTATCGTGTATACGATAAAGTGGAGTATCTAGGAATTCATACGCTGCTTGAGTTTTTTAGTATTGTTGTCGGGTTTTCGATTTCCCTGCAAGGATGGGTTTCCTTTCCGTATGCTTCATCTAAAAGACGTTTATTATTCGGTGGTTCTTTTTTTGCGGTAGCAACAATTGATTTGTTTCATACGTTATCTTATCAGGGCATGCCTTTTCTTGTTACCGAAAGCTCTATGCAAAAAGCTTCCTGGTTCTGGATTATCGCTCGCATAACAGAGGCGATGTCTTTTCTTTGTATATTGATGATCAAAGATGGAAAAGAAAATACATATTGGCGAAAGTGGATCTATCTTTTTTCTTTTGTATATACGAGTCTCATTATTTTTGTGGTGATTAAATACGTGAATTGGTTGCCCGTGTTAGTTAATGAGAAGGCAGGGACAACCCCACTAAAGACATATCTTGAATACTTTGTTGTTTTCCTTCATTTAACTACATTAGTAGTCATTCTTTTGGAATATAAGAAAATGAGAAATGCAGCCATTCTTTCTATGGCATCAGCGATAATTTTTTTAGTGGTAAGCGAATGGAACTTTGCATTTTACAAAAGTGTATATGATTTTGATAATTTATTCGGACATATCTACAAATTTTTGGGGTACTATTTTTTGTTGGAGGCCATTTATGTTACCTCGGTGAAAGAGCCGTATTTACGTCAAGTAGAAACAGAAAAAATGGTGAATCATTTAGCGTATCATGATCCGCTGACTGACTTGCCGAATCGGCTTTTATTTAATGAGCGGCTTCGTATAGCTTTGATGGAATATGAACAGCAAAATAAAAATTTTGCGGTGGCCTTTTTTGATCTGGACCGATTTAAACATGTGAATGATTCATTAGGACATGGTATTGGTGATTTATTGCTGCAAGCAGTAGCGGAACGTTTAAGAGAGTGCATACAGGAGCCTGATATCGCGTCTCGACTCGGTGGCGACGAATTTACGATTTTACTGGTAGATGTGGAAAGTAAGGAAGACCTTGAGAAAAAAGCGCGAGCCATTGTTGCTCGACTTGCCGAACCGTATCAATTAAATGGTCATGAGATTTATATTACTATTAGCATGGGAATTAGCTTATATCCAGAACATGGGCGGACGTATCATAGTTTAATCATGAATGCTGATACAGCTTTGTATTATACAAAACAAACAGGGCGGAACGGATATGCGTTTTACAACAATGAGATGAACGAAAAATCACGAGAGAAATTATCATTAGGAAACGATCTACATAAAGCGCTGCTACATAATCATTTTTTGTTGTATTACCAGCCGCAGGTTGATGTACAAAGTGGTCAGATCATTGGCGCAGAAGCATTAATTCGCTGGAAGCATCCCGAAAAGGGATTTATTTCTCCGGCGGATTTTATCCCGTTAGCGGAAGAGAATGGGTTGATTTTGCAGATGGGAGAGTGGGTGCTACGAACAGCCTGTCAGCAAAATAAAGCATGGCAAGAGGCGGGGTATGAACCGATTCGAATGTCTGTCAATTTGTCGATACATCAATTTCAGCAAAAAGATTTTATTGAAAGCATTTTACGTATACTTGAAGAAACTGGACTTAAGGCTAACTTCCTTGAGTTAGAGGTAACAGAAAGTATTGCGATGTATGATATTGAACATGTAATTGAAAAGCTAGATGTATTAGATAAAGCCGGAATCCATGTATCGGTGGATGACTTTGGTACAGGGTACTCATCCTTAAATTATTTAAGACGTTTGCCTGTGCACACATTAAAAATTGACCAGTCTTTTGTACGGGATATTAATATAGACTGGGATGATACCGCAATTGTTAGTTCTATTATTACGTTAGCTCATACATTACGTATGAATGTAGTGGCGGAGGGAGTAGAGACAAAAGAGCAACTTGACTTTCTTAAAGAGCATGAGTGCGATCGGATTCAAGGTTATTTGGTTAGTCCACCTGTTCCTGCAGCGCAGTTTGAACAATTGTTAAAGAAAAACGTACAGGGAGTGACTGTTTAA
- a CDS encoding GAF domain-containing sensor histidine kinase produces the protein MQEKEDMIQRLTGVKSSKRNYYHELKKNVRKIEKQNMQLDLINQVVKSFNIDMPFDDMLQHVLHRLRQMFPFDHLSLCTVENNSLVVNGCYPPELAVLTPGTVLDPDRSLYTDALRRRETVLYHIASPSVYIEDDMLQQLGMTQMFLLPLISRHRPLGVLSLCSTSAASYTGADLAFLQQLADQLAVCIENSRLYNEVLRSKNDWENTFSAVTDMLFYFDSSQRITRFNPAVTAFFAMHTDQIQGRTCTELFEALHTDPCPVTECFATEHTAYARMTFSGGRLCDAFAYPVLDDTGQMYGAILYMKDVTKKVHIEAQLIQSGKLAAIGEMAAGVAHELNNPLTAILGNTQLLLREFATDTPEGKLLHDILECGKRCQNIIQNLLTFSRQDAYTFEPCSLNEAVEQVLSLIRYQIEQSDIELHINLADDLPLFEGSLQQIEQIVLNLLLNAKDAVFDTIDSIRRIVLRTEAVQHDGQTIVCLHIEDTGCGIAPDRLEEIFHPFFTTKEARRGTGLGLSVSLGIARAHNGRIEVTSNPGAGSRFTLLLPAAPLSMEKGETYESITDC, from the coding sequence ATGCAAGAAAAAGAAGACATGATCCAGCGCCTGACCGGCGTCAAATCTTCCAAACGTAACTACTACCATGAATTGAAAAAAAATGTCCGCAAAATCGAAAAGCAAAATATGCAGCTCGATCTGATTAATCAAGTCGTCAAAAGCTTCAACATCGACATGCCGTTTGACGATATGCTGCAGCATGTCTTACACCGCCTGCGACAGATGTTTCCATTTGACCATCTCTCTCTGTGTACGGTTGAAAACAACTCCCTTGTCGTAAACGGCTGTTATCCGCCCGAACTGGCGGTACTAACACCAGGAACCGTGCTTGACCCGGACCGTTCTCTCTATACAGATGCATTACGCCGCCGGGAAACGGTGCTGTATCATATCGCCAGTCCTTCGGTTTACATCGAAGATGACATGCTACAGCAACTTGGCATGACCCAAATGTTTCTGCTGCCGCTTATCAGTCGTCACCGCCCGCTCGGTGTACTTAGCCTCTGCAGTACATCTGCTGCTTCCTATACAGGGGCTGATCTTGCTTTTCTGCAGCAGCTCGCGGACCAGCTCGCAGTCTGTATCGAGAATTCCCGCCTGTATAATGAGGTGCTGCGCAGTAAAAATGACTGGGAAAATACGTTCAGCGCCGTCACAGATATGCTGTTCTATTTCGATAGTTCCCAGCGTATCACCCGCTTCAACCCAGCTGTAACCGCTTTCTTCGCGATGCATACTGACCAGATACAGGGTCGTACATGCACCGAACTGTTCGAGGCGCTACATACAGATCCATGCCCAGTTACAGAATGTTTTGCAACTGAACATACCGCATATGCGCGAATGACATTTTCGGGCGGGCGGCTGTGTGATGCTTTCGCTTATCCGGTTCTCGATGACACCGGGCAGATGTACGGTGCGATTCTTTATATGAAAGATGTTACGAAGAAAGTTCATATCGAAGCCCAGCTCATCCAGTCCGGTAAACTAGCCGCCATCGGAGAGATGGCCGCTGGCGTGGCGCATGAATTAAACAACCCGCTCACTGCCATTCTTGGCAACACGCAGCTTTTACTGCGTGAATTCGCGACCGATACACCGGAAGGGAAACTTCTGCACGACATTCTCGAATGTGGCAAGCGATGCCAGAACATCATTCAAAACCTGCTCACATTCTCTCGTCAGGATGCATACACATTCGAACCATGCTCCTTAAACGAAGCGGTTGAACAAGTACTAAGTCTGATTCGCTACCAGATTGAACAAAGCGACATCGAGCTGCATATCAATCTCGCAGACGACCTGCCACTTTTTGAAGGCAGCCTGCAACAGATCGAACAAATCGTACTGAACCTACTGCTTAATGCCAAAGATGCAGTGTTTGACACTATCGACAGCATACGACGCATCGTGCTGCGCACCGAAGCTGTACAACACGACGGACAGACTATTGTCTGTCTTCATATCGAAGATACAGGCTGCGGTATCGCACCGGATCGGTTAGAGGAAATTTTCCATCCCTTTTTTACAACGAAAGAAGCACGCCGGGGAACCGGACTCGGGCTATCAGTCAGCCTTGGCATTGCCCGTGCGCATAACGGGAGGATTGAAGTGACAAGCAACCCGGGCGCAGGCAGCCGCTTTACCCTGCTGCTGCCTGCCGCCCCGCTATCGATGGAGAAGGGGGAGACGTATGAGTCAATTACTGATTGTTGA